The Desulfomicrobium orale DSM 12838 genome includes a window with the following:
- a CDS encoding acyl-CoA thioesterase: MKILAPKPVSASRATLACFVQPENANLMGIVHGGFILHQIDSVAAVSAMRHVRGTAVTVSIDSMIFHLPVRIGELVTFMASVNFAGTTSLEVGVRVEAENLFTGEVRHTNSAYLTFVALNEDGKPTEVPELILETELDRDRNARARARRELRLKQRKHS; this comes from the coding sequence ATGAAAATCCTCGCTCCCAAACCCGTTTCCGCCAGCCGGGCCACTCTGGCCTGCTTCGTGCAGCCGGAGAACGCCAACCTCATGGGCATTGTCCACGGCGGCTTCATCCTGCACCAGATCGACAGCGTGGCCGCCGTGTCGGCCATGCGCCATGTGCGCGGCACCGCCGTGACGGTGTCCATCGACAGCATGATCTTCCATCTGCCCGTGCGCATCGGCGAACTGGTTACCTTCATGGCCAGCGTCAATTTTGCCGGCACCACGTCTTTGGAAGTGGGCGTGCGCGTGGAGGCCGAAAACCTGTTTACCGGCGAGGTCCGGCACACCAATTCCGCGTATCTGACTTTCGTGGCCCTGAATGAGGACGGAAAACCGACCGAAGTGCCGGAGCTGATTCTCGAAACGGAACTGGACCGCGACCGCAACGCCCGCGCCCGCGCCCGGCGTGAGCTGCGTCTCAAACAGCGCAAGCACTCGTAA
- the pcnB gene encoding polynucleotide adenylyltransferase PcnB has product MSVIIPRSEHPISRKNIDPDALKVMYRLGRKGFTAYLVGGGVRDLILGRTPKDFDVSTNATPSQIRKIFQNCFLIGRRFRLAHIHFDGKIIETATFRRCPDQDEDNGELYVFRDNCYGTPEEDALRRDFTINGLFYEVERFSIIDHVGGLSDIQNRLIRSIGDPNIRFREDPVRMIRAVRFASRLDFRIEPATYNAILRHHGEILKASPPRVFDELLKLFAFGAGEKAFRLLYKTGLLHDLLPEIAEFLDHDHGQDSILWTWLRLLDGRSLTDETPSPVLIFAALFTAPVRQVEARYTAQGRRVARAELLNDLLMPVCARMSMPKWMATRMIQVMANQTRFEPDKRKRFSKRGFAAQDCFPETLALYEMGLQTAGEDTEQVAAWDELRRELEDAGNVRAEEHPRRPPRKRAARKARQ; this is encoded by the coding sequence ATGTCCGTCATCATTCCCCGATCCGAACACCCCATTTCCCGCAAGAACATCGACCCCGACGCCCTGAAGGTCATGTACCGTCTGGGCCGCAAGGGCTTTACCGCCTATCTGGTGGGCGGCGGCGTGCGCGACCTCATCCTGGGCCGTACGCCCAAGGACTTTGACGTCAGCACCAACGCCACGCCGTCGCAGATCAGAAAAATTTTTCAGAACTGCTTCCTGATCGGCCGCCGCTTTCGGCTGGCGCACATCCATTTCGACGGCAAAATCATCGAAACGGCCACGTTCCGGAGATGTCCGGATCAGGATGAAGACAACGGCGAGCTGTATGTATTCCGGGACAACTGCTACGGCACCCCGGAGGAAGACGCCCTGCGCCGGGACTTCACCATCAACGGTCTGTTCTACGAGGTGGAACGGTTTTCCATTATCGACCACGTGGGAGGCCTAAGCGACATCCAGAACCGCCTCATCCGCAGCATCGGCGACCCGAACATCCGCTTCCGGGAAGACCCCGTGCGCATGATCCGGGCCGTACGCTTCGCCTCTCGGCTGGATTTCCGTATCGAACCCGCCACCTACAACGCCATTTTGCGCCACCACGGAGAAATTCTCAAAGCTTCTCCGCCGCGTGTCTTCGACGAACTGCTGAAGCTTTTCGCTTTCGGCGCGGGCGAAAAAGCCTTCCGCCTGCTGTACAAGACCGGTCTGCTGCATGATCTGCTCCCGGAAATCGCCGAATTTCTGGACCACGATCACGGCCAGGATTCCATTCTGTGGACATGGCTGCGCCTGCTGGACGGTCGCAGCCTGACGGACGAAACCCCGTCGCCCGTGCTGATCTTCGCTGCCCTGTTCACGGCTCCGGTGCGGCAGGTGGAGGCGCGCTACACGGCCCAGGGACGGCGCGTGGCAAGAGCCGAGCTGCTGAACGACCTGCTCATGCCGGTATGTGCGCGCATGAGCATGCCCAAATGGATGGCCACGCGCATGATTCAGGTCATGGCCAACCAGACCCGCTTTGAACCGGACAAGCGCAAACGCTTCTCCAAACGCGGCTTCGCGGCCCAGGACTGTTTTCCCGAAACTCTGGCGCTGTATGAAATGGGGCTTCAAACGGCCGGAGAAGACACGGAGCAGGTGGCGGCCTGGGACGAATTGCGGCGCGAACTGGAAGATGCCGGGAACGTGCGTGCGGAAGAACACCCCAGACGTCCGCCCCGCAAACGTGCGGCGCGCAAGGCCCGACAGTGA
- the uvrC gene encoding excinuclease ABC subunit UvrC: MSSDPPVRETAEIPEAVTPDGASGSDLRRLLPTFPTCPGVYLMKNAAGKIIYVGKAKHLRRRLASYFRREDRLPPKVRVMMPKVRKIDFLCTATEKEALLLEASLIKKHRPRYNIVLRDDKQYILFSLSRTHPFPALRLTRKVSRDGSVYFGPFTSALSARETKRVIDRLFPLRKCRDTVMANRVRPCLQYHIGRCLGPCCLPVSEEEYRAVARQVELFLSGKSAELLSGLHAEMTEAAGRLDFEQAARLRDSIRALRDTVERQAAVLPTGRDLDAVGVYGRESGVSLGIVFVRQGRIIDGQTFWFAGASVDTPEEETALVCAFLTQFYTPERFIPPRVITALGVSDPALEEALSDMRGGRTVAAKARGEQERRLVDIATANARADHARLDRDMDLAGALGMDGPVRRIECVDASHIQGEGMRAGMVVFVDGREEKNAYRLYTFPELEGSGDDYLALASFAARRMASGPPWPDLLLVDGGRGQLGAVERALREHGGEGLFALAALAKGETRRAGELGDVVFRPGRKNPLAIRGGSPELLFLQHVRDTAHRYVISRLRRHKRTAQLSSELDRLPGIGPKTARLLWERFGSLEKMLEASVDDLAALPGFGPKKAAAAHQALRGLRPEK, from the coding sequence GTGAGCTCCGATCCGCCCGTCAGGGAAACCGCTGAAATCCCGGAAGCGGTCACACCGGACGGAGCTTCGGGGTCGGATCTGCGCCGCCTTCTGCCTACTTTTCCCACCTGTCCGGGCGTATATCTGATGAAAAACGCCGCAGGTAAAATCATCTATGTGGGCAAGGCCAAGCATCTGCGCCGCCGTCTGGCCTCGTACTTTCGCCGTGAGGACCGCCTGCCGCCGAAGGTCCGGGTCATGATGCCCAAGGTGCGCAAGATCGACTTCCTGTGCACGGCCACGGAAAAGGAAGCTCTGCTTCTGGAAGCGAGCCTCATCAAGAAACACCGGCCCCGCTACAACATCGTCCTCAGGGACGACAAACAGTACATTCTGTTTTCCCTGTCCAGAACCCATCCCTTCCCGGCCCTGCGCCTGACCCGCAAGGTATCGCGGGACGGGTCGGTCTACTTCGGCCCTTTCACCTCGGCCCTGTCCGCCCGGGAAACCAAGCGAGTCATCGACCGCCTCTTCCCGCTGCGGAAATGCCGGGACACGGTCATGGCCAACCGGGTCCGGCCCTGCCTCCAGTACCATATCGGACGCTGCCTGGGACCGTGCTGCCTGCCGGTATCCGAGGAGGAATACCGGGCCGTGGCCCGGCAGGTGGAGCTTTTCCTGTCAGGCAAGTCAGCCGAACTGCTGAGCGGCCTGCATGCTGAAATGACCGAGGCCGCCGGGCGGCTGGATTTCGAGCAGGCCGCGCGGCTGCGGGACAGCATCAGGGCCCTGCGGGATACGGTGGAGCGGCAGGCCGCCGTGCTGCCCACCGGACGCGATCTGGACGCCGTGGGCGTTTACGGCCGCGAATCGGGCGTCAGTCTGGGCATTGTCTTCGTACGCCAGGGGCGGATCATCGACGGCCAGACCTTCTGGTTCGCCGGGGCCTCCGTGGATACGCCGGAAGAGGAAACGGCCCTGGTCTGCGCCTTTCTCACCCAGTTCTACACCCCGGAGCGGTTCATTCCGCCCCGTGTGATCACGGCTCTGGGCGTAAGCGATCCGGCTCTGGAAGAAGCCCTCTCGGACATGCGCGGGGGCAGGACCGTGGCAGCCAAGGCCCGGGGCGAACAGGAACGGCGTCTTGTGGACATCGCCACGGCCAACGCCCGTGCCGACCACGCCCGGCTGGACCGCGACATGGATCTGGCCGGGGCTCTGGGAATGGACGGTCCCGTCCGCCGCATCGAATGCGTGGACGCCTCGCATATTCAGGGCGAGGGCATGCGCGCGGGCATGGTGGTGTTCGTGGACGGCCGGGAAGAAAAAAATGCCTACCGCCTCTACACCTTTCCCGAGCTGGAGGGCAGCGGCGACGACTATCTGGCGCTGGCCTCCTTCGCCGCCCGGAGGATGGCTTCCGGCCCGCCATGGCCGGACCTGCTGCTGGTGGACGGCGGGCGGGGACAGCTCGGCGCCGTGGAGCGGGCCCTGCGTGAGCATGGCGGCGAAGGACTTTTCGCTCTGGCCGCTCTGGCCAAAGGCGAAACCCGCCGGGCCGGAGAACTGGGAGACGTGGTCTTTCGGCCGGGCCGGAAAAATCCGCTGGCCATTCGCGGCGGCAGCCCGGAGCTTCTCTTTCTGCAGCATGTCCGGGACACGGCCCACCGCTACGTCATTTCCCGCCTGCGGCGGCACAAGCGCACGGCCCAGCTCAGTTCGGAGCTGGACCGCCTGCCGGGCATCGGCCCCAAAACGGCCCGTCTGCTGTGGGAGCGCTTCGGAAGTCTGGAAAAAATGCTTGAGGCCAGTGTGGACGACCTGGCCGCTCTGCCCGGCTTCGGCCCCAAAAAAGCGGCGGCGGCGCATCAGGCGTTGCGAGGGCTGAGACCGGAAAAATAA
- a CDS encoding potassium/proton antiporter — protein sequence MSGYILAAAAIILVCLLLSKLSGRMGVPTLALFILLGMLVGSDGLLKIHFDDFIVSGNICTIALIFIIFYGGFGTNWNHARHVAVKATLLSSLGVVLTAVLTGGFCHYVLGIGMLESILVGAIISSTDAASVFSILRSKKLSLKYGTSSLLEVESGSNDPFSYMMTVIVLSAMKGNFDGANLLLMIVQQVFLGVAFGAAAGLLSAKMLSRFRMSAEGFDTIFVFGVTLITYAGADYTGGNGYLSVYILGIILGNQPIQNKKNLVHFFDGVTGLMQILVFFLLGLLSFPSQLPQIFFPALCIALFLTFIARPLAIFLLLSPFRCPVKQQLLVSWAGLRGAASIVFAIMATVDSAHMHNDIFHITFLIVLFSIFTQGSLIPFMANKLDMIDLNSNVMKTFNDYSDEIQLQFIQISIFKDHPWADMQIKDMNIIPDLLIVMILRDGERIIPNGNTRIMPGDMVIITAMSANTDSTFLLTEMKIDGDSEWIDQSLEEINLGKECLIIAIKRKDAIVIPRGKTSIRKDDVLITCKALL from the coding sequence ATGTCCGGATATATTCTGGCCGCCGCGGCGATCATTCTCGTATGTCTGCTTCTGAGCAAGCTCTCCGGCAGGATGGGCGTCCCGACCCTGGCGCTGTTCATTCTGCTTGGGATGCTGGTCGGTTCCGACGGGCTGCTGAAAATACATTTCGATGATTTCATCGTTTCCGGAAACATCTGCACGATAGCCCTCATCTTCATCATCTTCTACGGCGGATTCGGGACAAACTGGAATCATGCCCGCCATGTCGCCGTCAAAGCCACGCTGCTTTCATCTCTTGGAGTCGTCCTTACCGCCGTATTGACGGGAGGATTCTGCCATTATGTTCTCGGCATCGGAATGCTTGAAAGCATTCTTGTGGGCGCCATCATCAGTTCGACGGACGCGGCCTCCGTATTCAGCATCCTGCGTTCGAAAAAACTCAGCCTGAAATACGGGACCTCGTCTCTGCTTGAAGTGGAAAGCGGCAGCAACGACCCTTTTTCCTACATGATGACGGTTATCGTGCTGTCGGCCATGAAGGGAAATTTCGATGGCGCGAATCTGCTGCTGATGATCGTGCAGCAGGTTTTCCTTGGAGTGGCTTTCGGAGCGGCGGCCGGGCTGCTCTCCGCGAAGATGCTTTCCCGCTTCCGGATGAGTGCGGAAGGGTTCGATACCATTTTCGTGTTCGGAGTGACGCTCATCACCTACGCCGGAGCGGACTACACGGGCGGCAACGGCTACCTGAGCGTGTATATTCTGGGTATCATCCTGGGCAACCAGCCCATTCAGAACAAAAAGAACCTGGTCCACTTCTTCGACGGCGTAACGGGGCTCATGCAGATCCTGGTGTTCTTCCTGCTCGGACTTCTGTCTTTTCCCTCGCAGCTGCCGCAGATATTTTTTCCCGCCCTCTGCATAGCCCTTTTTCTTACTTTCATCGCACGGCCCCTGGCCATCTTTCTGCTGCTCTCGCCGTTTCGATGCCCGGTAAAACAGCAGCTTCTGGTCTCCTGGGCGGGCCTCAGAGGAGCGGCGTCCATCGTGTTCGCCATCATGGCCACCGTGGACAGCGCGCACATGCATAACGACATCTTCCACATTACGTTCCTGATAGTCCTTTTCTCCATATTCACGCAGGGATCTCTCATTCCGTTCATGGCAAACAAGCTCGACATGATCGATCTTAACTCCAACGTCATGAAGACATTCAACGACTATTCCGACGAGATCCAGCTCCAGTTCATACAGATATCCATATTCAAGGACCATCCCTGGGCGGATATGCAGATAAAGGATATGAACATCATTCCTGATCTGCTCATCGTCATGATCCTGCGCGACGGCGAAAGAATCATTCCCAATGGAAATACCCGCATCATGCCCGGCGATATGGTCATCATCACGGCAATGTCCGCAAACACGGACAGCACTTTCCTGCTGACGGAGATGAAGATAGACGGCGACAGCGAGTGGATAGATCAGTCGCTGGAAGAAATAAATCTGGGAAAGGAATGCCTGATCATCGCCATAAAGCGCAAAGACGCAATCGTCATCCCGCGCGGCAAGACTTCCATCAGGAAAGACGACGTACTAATCACCTGTAAGGCGCTGCTGTAG